A stretch of Desulfobacter hydrogenophilus DNA encodes these proteins:
- a CDS encoding amidohydrolase family protein, producing MIIDSHTHLFSREVADDRTPFFDNEPEFTLLYNSPKSKIATVSQLIDTMDQHEVDISILSGFPWRNPDYTKKNNDAIIEAVTAHPKRLRGLACFDLSWDGAAKEAERCIDAGLSGVGELAFYLSGIDDSALRLMQPVMDVLKGKGNLPCMIHTNEPLGHHYPGKTPVTLEQIDNLARTFSDNKIILAHWGGGIFFYHIMKKQMKERLKNIWYDTAASVFLYDPQIYDMALKAGVLEKILFGTDYPLLTPDRYYRDIDQSQLTLEQKRMVLGENARALYPDL from the coding sequence GTGATTATCGATTCTCATACCCACCTTTTTTCCCGGGAAGTTGCAGATGACAGGACCCCGTTCTTTGACAACGAACCTGAATTTACGCTTTTATATAATTCCCCAAAGTCAAAAATTGCAACGGTGTCTCAACTGATAGACACCATGGATCAACATGAGGTGGATATCTCCATTCTTTCAGGATTTCCATGGCGCAATCCCGACTACACAAAAAAGAATAATGATGCGATAATTGAGGCGGTCACCGCCCACCCGAAGCGGTTGCGGGGTCTGGCCTGTTTTGATCTGTCCTGGGACGGTGCGGCAAAAGAAGCTGAACGCTGTATTGATGCAGGGCTTTCCGGGGTGGGGGAACTGGCCTTTTATCTGTCCGGCATTGATGATAGTGCCCTCCGGCTTATGCAACCTGTGATGGACGTTCTCAAAGGCAAGGGTAATTTACCGTGTATGATCCATACCAATGAACCTTTGGGCCACCACTATCCGGGAAAAACCCCTGTGACTCTTGAGCAGATTGATAATCTGGCCCGAACCTTTTCAGACAACAAAATCATTCTGGCTCACTGGGGCGGCGGTATCTTTTTTTATCACATCATGAAAAAACAGATGAAAGAACGGCTTAAAAATATCTGGTATGATACGGCTGCGTCCGTATTTCTTTATGACCCACAAATCTACGATATGGCGCTCAAGGCCGGGGTCCTGGAAAAAATTCTGTTTGGCACGGATTATCCCCTGCTTACCCCTGACAGGTATTATAGGGATATTGACCAGTCACAACTGACGTTGGAACAAAAAAGGATGGTGCTTGGAGAAAATGCCCGGGCCCTGTACCCGGACTTATGA
- a CDS encoding ABC transporter ATP-binding protein: protein MENELIIHNVSKTSATGSYILNNINLALPRGSRLSVLGPSGSGKTTLLRMIAGLDTPDSGDIRFNGVSILDLPPHKRNFGMMFQDYALFPHLDVFANIAFGLKMKGMSKRDQAPIVEQMLSLTNLKGFENRKVDELSGGERQRVALARTLAPGPRLLMLDEPLSALDRVLRKHLLDQLTQILSRLHITTIFVTHDHEEAFAAGAQIILMNQGKIVQQGSPDQLIHHPVNDWIKSFMA from the coding sequence ATGGAAAATGAACTCATCATACACAACGTAAGCAAAACCAGTGCAACAGGCAGCTATATTTTAAACAACATTAACCTTGCTCTGCCCCGGGGCAGCCGGCTGTCTGTGCTCGGCCCATCGGGCAGCGGGAAAACCACACTGTTACGCATGATTGCAGGGCTTGATACGCCGGACTCAGGCGATATCCGGTTCAATGGCGTCTCCATCCTGGATCTGCCCCCGCACAAGCGCAACTTTGGGATGATGTTCCAGGACTATGCCCTTTTTCCCCACCTGGATGTGTTTGCCAACATTGCATTTGGCCTGAAAATGAAGGGCATGTCCAAACGTGATCAGGCACCAATTGTGGAACAGATGCTTTCGCTGACCAATCTTAAAGGGTTTGAAAACAGAAAAGTCGATGAACTGTCCGGAGGCGAACGCCAACGGGTGGCCCTGGCAAGAACCCTTGCCCCGGGCCCCAGGCTGCTCATGCTGGACGAGCCCTTAAGTGCACTGGACCGGGTCTTGCGAAAACACCTGCTGGACCAGCTCACCCAAATTTTATCCCGACTGCACATCACCACCATCTTTGTCACCCATGATCACGAAGAAGCCTTTGCCGCAGGCGCTCAAATTATCCTGATGAACCAGGGCAAAATTGTCCAGCAGGGCAGTCCCGACCAGCTGATTCATCATCCGGTCAACGACTGGATCAAATCGTTCATGGCCTGA
- a CDS encoding cytochrome C assembly family protein yields the protein MNIPFILLQCATFFYLISTAGYFCYLFHQKNRIQQTALGALGIGAVVHLFAIVLQSAALGGLPIYTLAQSLSMAGLSLAAMFIYTQYRFRLKILGVYATAMISVLMLASLFLPEVAKAPDKIYKGIFFFGHIILIFSGEAMLALACGAGILYLLQEQGIKGKSPGFFFKRLPSLDFLDAVSYTCITTGFALLTFGLVTGLIYARSAWGNFWQWDVKEVFSLGAWLVYAALLHLRLYSGWRGRNSAIMSVIGFIILIFTFLGVNFFLGGHHQGFTQ from the coding sequence ATGAATATTCCTTTTATCCTTTTGCAGTGTGCAACGTTTTTTTACCTGATCAGTACAGCCGGGTATTTTTGTTATCTGTTTCACCAGAAAAATCGGATCCAGCAGACCGCCTTAGGCGCGCTGGGCATCGGGGCCGTGGTTCATCTGTTTGCCATTGTTCTGCAAAGTGCGGCACTTGGCGGGCTGCCTATCTATACCCTTGCCCAGAGCCTGTCCATGGCAGGCCTGTCCCTTGCTGCCATGTTCATTTATACGCAGTACCGGTTCCGTTTAAAAATTCTTGGTGTGTATGCCACGGCCATGATCAGTGTCCTGATGCTTGCGTCCCTTTTTCTGCCCGAGGTCGCCAAGGCCCCGGATAAGATATACAAGGGCATTTTCTTTTTCGGGCATATTATACTCATCTTCAGTGGGGAGGCCATGCTGGCCCTGGCCTGTGGTGCCGGTATTCTTTATCTGCTTCAAGAGCAGGGCATCAAAGGCAAAAGTCCGGGGTTCTTTTTCAAACGGCTGCCGTCTTTGGATTTTTTGGATGCCGTGTCCTATACCTGTATTACTACAGGGTTTGCGTTGCTTACCTTTGGGCTTGTCACCGGTTTGATTTATGCCAGGTCCGCGTGGGGCAATTTCTGGCAATGGGATGTAAAAGAAGTGTTTTCCCTGGGTGCCTGGCTGGTGTATGCGGCCCTTTTGCACCTGCGGCTCTATTCGGGCTGGCGGGGGCGTAACTCCGCAATCATGTCCGTGATTGGCTTTATCATATTAATTTTTACCTTCCTGGGGGTGAATTTCTTCCTTGGCGGGCATCACCAGGGGTTTACCCAATAA
- a CDS encoding sensor histidine kinase: MYRKKTKLIWRIFSSFLVIILLSLTVEAWYSTSYFKSFFLETSRRELMVRASLMQDRFARALYVDGLSPQHIDALCKNLGKKIETRITVILHSGDVIGDSFARVETMENHRDRPEIKTAFSGEKSMAVRYSPTLDKNMMYIALPVIYSRSDSAVIRTAVSISDIDTKVESMRNSIALVLILTTMAAALASLYVSRRITKPVEQMRQGAQAFSKGNLTSRLSYPDTEELSQLAGAMNFMASELNKKIMDVRNRSRELEAVHTSMEEGVIAIDGQEQIITINKAAAKIFDFSPETLKTKHVLEVARNYDLQVFIKKALATGEPVEDDIVIDADERMVLNIHSTALYDTHDKRMGTLIIFRDITRIRLLETMHKDFAANVSHELKTPLTTIKGFIETLLQMTADSAGAPDQASVAQYSRFLGIIEKNVNRMVRLIDDLLALSRLERLKGTDIQLETHPLAGLIQKVVRFCADRAQSRGITMDVHCPDAIAGMVDPMLMEQAVFNLVDNAIKYSGEGTCITINAEFKDGNIEIQVKDSGQGIDAAHLPKVFNRFYRVDKGRSRDQGGTGLGLAIVKHIVQYHNGRIEVESRRGKGTCFTITLPGATES, translated from the coding sequence ATGTATCGTAAAAAAACGAAGCTGATTTGGCGGATTTTTTCATCATTTCTGGTTATTATCCTTTTGTCTCTGACCGTGGAAGCCTGGTATTCCACCAGCTATTTCAAAAGCTTTTTTCTTGAAACCAGCCGGCGTGAACTCATGGTCAGGGCGTCGCTGATGCAGGATCGGTTTGCCCGTGCCCTCTATGTGGATGGCTTGTCGCCACAGCACATTGATGCCCTGTGCAAAAATCTGGGGAAAAAAATTGAGACCCGCATTACGGTTATTCTGCATTCAGGCGATGTAATCGGTGACTCCTTTGCCAGGGTGGAGACCATGGAAAATCACAGGGACCGGCCTGAAATTAAGACAGCATTTTCCGGTGAAAAGAGTATGGCCGTACGCTACAGTCCCACCCTTGATAAAAATATGATGTATATTGCCCTTCCGGTTATTTACAGCCGGTCTGACTCTGCTGTGATCCGGACGGCTGTCTCCATTTCGGATATCGACACCAAGGTTGAGAGTATGCGCAATTCAATTGCCCTGGTTCTGATTTTGACCACCATGGCTGCGGCTCTGGCAAGCTTATATGTTTCAAGGCGTATTACAAAGCCCGTGGAGCAGATGCGTCAAGGGGCCCAGGCGTTTTCCAAGGGCAACCTGACCAGCCGACTGTCCTATCCGGATACCGAAGAGCTGTCCCAATTGGCCGGAGCTATGAATTTTATGGCCTCGGAACTTAATAAAAAGATCATGGATGTCAGAAACCGAAGCCGGGAGCTTGAAGCGGTCCACACAAGTATGGAGGAGGGGGTCATCGCCATTGACGGCCAGGAGCAGATCATTACCATTAATAAGGCTGCTGCTAAAATATTTGATTTCTCGCCGGAAACGCTGAAAACAAAGCATGTGCTTGAGGTCGCCAGAAATTATGATTTGCAGGTATTCATTAAAAAAGCCCTTGCCACCGGAGAACCTGTGGAAGATGATATTGTCATTGATGCAGATGAGCGCATGGTGCTTAATATCCATTCCACAGCCTTGTATGACACCCATGACAAACGTATGGGCACCCTGATCATTTTTCGTGACATCACCCGGATACGACTTCTTGAAACCATGCACAAGGATTTTGCGGCAAATGTTTCCCACGAATTAAAAACCCCTTTAACCACAATCAAAGGGTTTATTGAAACTTTGTTGCAGATGACCGCGGACAGTGCCGGTGCGCCGGACCAGGCGTCGGTAGCCCAGTACAGCCGGTTTTTGGGGATCATTGAAAAAAACGTTAACCGCATGGTCCGCCTGATTGATGACCTTCTGGCCCTTTCAAGATTGGAGCGTCTTAAGGGAACCGATATTCAGCTTGAGACCCACCCCCTGGCCGGTTTGATCCAAAAGGTCGTTAGGTTCTGCGCGGACAGAGCTCAGTCCCGGGGGATAACCATGGACGTCCACTGCCCGGATGCCATTGCCGGTATGGTGGATCCCATGCTCATGGAGCAGGCGGTGTTTAATTTGGTGGACAATGCCATAAAGTACAGCGGTGAGGGGACATGCATTACCATTAATGCAGAATTCAAAGACGGCAATATAGAAATTCAGGTTAAAGATTCGGGCCAGGGCATTGATGCGGCCCACCTGCCAAAAGTATTCAACCGGTTTTACCGGGTGGATAAGGGCCGAAGCCGGGACCAGGGAGGCACAGGGCTTGGCTTGGCCATTGTCAAACATATTGTCCAGTACCACAACGGCCGCATTGAGGTGGAAAGTCGGCGCGGCAAGGGGACTTGTTTCACCATCACCCTTCCCGGGGCCACAGAATCATAA
- the mrcB gene encoding penicillin-binding protein 1B encodes MKLLRWLVIFLFLCACMAFGGYAYLINHQVAERFKDRLWDVPAKVYARPMTLYIGLQLSAKSLGQELDLLGYRKVSTQAQLTVPGTYTRYQGRFILNCRPFNFGDQRRPMRRIELTISRSRVTRLKSLGSTADMEQLDPVLIGQFYPSSMEDRVLVTTEDIPALLKKTIVAVEDKNFYSHYGIDFKSIFRAIVVNIREGQFTQGASTLTQQLAKNFFLSPEKTFKRKISEAFVAAAIERQFTKEEILEAYINEVYLGQDGARAIHGFGLGAQFYFGKSLGLLSPEETALLVGMLKGPSVYNPRVHPDRATARRNTVLGLMADQGLIPSPNLTKSLGRPLNVIPVPRQWRFPFYLDLVKRRLLKEYREKDLKTMGLRIFTPLDPLVQLAAEKGVADFMAGRNSKLQAGVVVTACATNEIQALVGGKQPKYEGFNRALDAKRPIGSLVKPAVYLSALEQPENYTLVTRIHDGPVSLKSGGRLWRPMNYDKTFHGELPLYQALVHSYNTSTVKLGMALGLETVFATMGQLGFKPSAPFVPAMLLGSFEMTPVQVAQVYHTLASGGFYTPARVINAVYTPDGETLQRYPLRIEQHLDPGAVFLVDKTLQAVVREGTGRSLSRWLSPDLGIAGKTGTTNDLRDTWFAGFSGNRLAVVWVGRDDNKSTGLTGASGAMQVFGRMMAQIPNTPLVLTPPENIEWAVINPQTGLRANNNAPGALAVPFIRGSAPVVSDPVPDVAPPTPADFGPDKQPVQKKKPRYLIDWLKDVFK; translated from the coding sequence ATGAAATTGTTGCGATGGTTGGTCATTTTTTTATTCTTATGTGCCTGCATGGCCTTTGGGGGCTATGCATATCTGATCAACCATCAGGTGGCTGAGCGCTTCAAGGACCGGTTGTGGGATGTGCCGGCCAAAGTATATGCCCGCCCCATGACCCTCTACATAGGGTTACAGCTGTCCGCCAAGTCCCTTGGGCAGGAATTGGACCTGCTGGGATACCGAAAAGTTTCAACCCAGGCACAGCTGACGGTACCGGGCACTTACACCCGGTACCAGGGCCGATTTATTCTCAATTGCCGACCCTTTAATTTTGGTGACCAGCGTCGTCCCATGCGGCGCATAGAACTCACCATCTCCCGCAGCCGCGTCACCCGGCTTAAATCATTAGGCAGCACCGCTGACATGGAACAGTTGGACCCGGTTCTGATCGGGCAGTTTTACCCGTCTTCCATGGAAGACCGTGTCCTTGTTACGACTGAAGATATCCCGGCTCTACTTAAAAAGACCATTGTTGCCGTGGAGGATAAAAATTTTTATTCCCATTATGGTATTGATTTTAAGTCCATTTTCCGGGCCATTGTGGTCAATATCCGCGAGGGGCAGTTTACCCAGGGTGCCAGTACCCTGACCCAGCAATTGGCAAAAAATTTTTTTCTTTCTCCTGAAAAAACATTTAAGCGAAAAATCAGCGAAGCGTTTGTCGCGGCAGCCATTGAGCGCCAATTTACCAAGGAGGAAATTCTTGAAGCCTATATTAACGAAGTTTATCTAGGACAGGACGGTGCCAGGGCCATACACGGGTTTGGATTAGGGGCTCAGTTTTACTTTGGCAAGTCTCTGGGGCTACTTTCTCCCGAAGAAACGGCTCTTTTGGTGGGCATGCTTAAAGGACCGTCCGTCTACAATCCAAGGGTTCATCCGGACCGGGCCACGGCCCGGCGAAACACCGTACTTGGTCTCATGGCAGACCAGGGATTGATTCCATCCCCCAATCTGACTAAGTCACTTGGCCGGCCCCTGAACGTGATTCCGGTACCCCGGCAATGGCGGTTTCCCTTTTACCTGGATTTGGTTAAGCGCAGGTTGCTCAAGGAATACCGTGAAAAAGATTTAAAAACCATGGGGCTGCGTATTTTCACCCCCTTGGATCCTTTGGTACAGTTAGCTGCGGAAAAGGGGGTGGCCGATTTCATGGCGGGCAGAAATTCAAAGCTTCAGGCCGGTGTGGTGGTAACGGCCTGTGCCACCAATGAGATTCAGGCCCTGGTGGGGGGCAAGCAACCTAAATATGAAGGGTTTAACCGTGCCCTGGATGCAAAGCGTCCCATTGGCTCCCTGGTGAAGCCTGCGGTATACCTTTCGGCATTGGAACAACCTGAAAATTATACCCTGGTGACCCGGATCCATGACGGGCCTGTGTCATTGAAAAGTGGCGGCCGTCTTTGGAGACCCATGAATTATGATAAAACATTTCATGGGGAATTGCCCTTGTACCAGGCCCTGGTCCACTCCTACAATACGTCCACGGTCAAACTTGGCATGGCCCTTGGGTTGGAAACTGTTTTTGCAACCATGGGACAGTTGGGATTTAAGCCGTCTGCACCGTTTGTGCCTGCAATGCTTCTAGGCAGTTTTGAGATGACCCCGGTTCAGGTTGCCCAAGTTTACCATACCCTGGCCTCGGGGGGATTTTACACCCCGGCCCGGGTCATAAATGCCGTGTATACCCCTGATGGGGAAACGCTCCAGCGCTATCCGTTGCGCATTGAACAGCATTTGGATCCCGGCGCCGTATTCCTGGTGGACAAAACACTTCAGGCTGTGGTCCGGGAAGGTACCGGCAGATCTTTGTCCAGATGGCTCTCTCCGGATTTGGGCATTGCCGGAAAGACCGGAACCACCAATGATCTGCGGGATACCTGGTTTGCCGGGTTTTCCGGAAATCGCCTGGCCGTGGTCTGGGTAGGCAGGGATGACAACAAGTCCACAGGGCTCACCGGGGCTTCCGGTGCCATGCAGGTTTTTGGCCGGATGATGGCACAGATCCCTAATACGCCACTGGTCCTGACCCCACCGGAAAATATTGAGTGGGCGGTTATCAATCCCCAAACCGGACTTCGTGCCAATAACAATGCGCCCGGCGCCCTTGCCGTGCCTTTTATCCGCGGGTCTGCCCCTGTTGTTTCTGATCCCGTTCCTGACGTCGCTCCCCCGACTCCGGCAGATTTCGGGCCTGACAAACAACCTGTGCAGAAAAAAAAGCCACGATATCTTATTGACTGGCTCAAGGATGTATTTAAATGA
- a CDS encoding precorrin-2 dehydrogenase/sirohydrochlorin ferrochelatase family protein: protein MKKTNRQYILNALLKQGQIRDEVMDYYPIFLDVKDRECLVVGGGAVGTRKAFGLVRAGARVIVVSFGFSEELSNTPFSAVTLKEKKFEDSDLDGMSLAFAATDNMQLNARIRQAAQKKNILCNIADGRDKGDFILPAVVDRGDLLFAVSTCGASPALSRRLRMALEARFGPEYGILTALLGSIRAILLERGHDPKGHRKIFCALLDANLPEKIAAGQTRQIDAVLAKVIGDGFSLDRLMPDFGTREL from the coding sequence TTGAAAAAAACTAACAGGCAATATATATTAAACGCCCTGCTCAAACAAGGGCAGATAAGGGATGAAGTGATGGATTATTATCCGATTTTTTTAGATGTTAAAGACAGAGAGTGCCTTGTGGTCGGCGGTGGGGCTGTGGGAACAAGAAAGGCGTTTGGTCTTGTCCGGGCGGGAGCCCGGGTGATCGTGGTCAGCTTTGGTTTTTCAGAAGAATTGTCAAATACGCCGTTTTCCGCCGTCACTTTAAAAGAAAAAAAATTTGAGGATTCGGATCTGGACGGCATGAGCCTGGCTTTTGCCGCCACAGATAATATGCAGTTAAATGCCAGGATACGACAGGCTGCCCAAAAGAAAAATATATTGTGCAATATTGCTGACGGCCGGGACAAAGGGGATTTTATTTTGCCGGCGGTAGTGGACAGAGGCGATCTGTTATTTGCCGTATCTACCTGCGGGGCAAGTCCGGCACTTTCAAGACGCCTGCGCATGGCGCTTGAAGCACGTTTCGGTCCTGAATATGGTATACTTACAGCCCTTTTAGGCAGTATCAGAGCCATTTTGCTGGAACGGGGACATGACCCCAAGGGGCACCGCAAAATTTTTTGTGCCTTGCTTGATGCTAATTTGCCTGAAAAGATTGCCGCAGGGCAAACCCGGCAGATTGATGCCGTGCTTGCCAAGGTCATAGGTGACGGCTTCAGTCTGGATCGGCTTATGCCCGATTTCGGTACCAGGGAGTTGTGA
- a CDS encoding response regulator, whose product MSKETILIVDDEEDILELIKFNLKGEGYNILQAMTGEEAIKIAKKSGPDLMVLDLMLPGIDGLEVTRYLKNNDATTDIPIVMLTAKGEESDIITGLELGANDYISKPFSPRELTARIRAILRRRRKSAPESPVRVRREGDMVIDRAKHRVTIEDKIIELTLSEFELLSFLAEKKGWVFTRGQIVDAIHGENYAVTERSIDVIIVGLRKKLGAYSSCIETVRGVGYRFKE is encoded by the coding sequence ATGTCCAAAGAGACCATATTGATTGTTGATGATGAGGAAGATATTCTTGAACTGATAAAATTTAATCTCAAGGGCGAGGGCTACAATATACTGCAGGCCATGACCGGGGAGGAGGCCATTAAAATTGCCAAAAAGTCCGGCCCTGATCTCATGGTGCTGGATCTTATGCTGCCCGGAATTGACGGGCTTGAAGTCACCAGGTATTTGAAAAATAACGATGCCACCACGGATATTCCCATTGTGATGCTCACGGCTAAGGGTGAGGAATCCGACATTATCACCGGTCTGGAACTTGGGGCCAATGATTACATATCCAAGCCTTTCAGCCCAAGGGAGCTTACTGCAAGGATTCGCGCCATTCTGCGTCGCCGCCGGAAAAGCGCCCCTGAGTCGCCGGTTCGTGTTCGTCGGGAAGGGGATATGGTCATTGACCGGGCCAAACACCGGGTCACCATTGAAGATAAAATTATTGAACTGACCTTGTCTGAATTTGAACTGCTCTCTTTTCTGGCAGAGAAAAAGGGCTGGGTGTTTACCCGGGGGCAGATCGTGGATGCCATTCACGGTGAAAATTATGCGGTGACCGAGCGCAGCATTGATGTCATTATTGTCGGCTTGCGTAAAAAGTTGGGTGCCTATTCATCCTGTATTGAAACCGTCCGGGGCGTGGGATATCGTTTTAAGGAATAG
- the hemA gene encoding glutamyl-tRNA reductase, producing MPKIILIGASHKTAPVELREKLSFSQEQIETALEFIKQDSGIKEGLVFSTCNRLEFLYIPKNSDVNNIDRVDAVLAFISELKQLPVSEFKPSLYIHTDDDAIRHLFCVAASLDSMVVGEPQILGQVKKAYKTALRVGTTGVLLNRLMHKSFSVAKRVRKQTGIGDNAVSISYAAIELAHKIFADLATKSVMLIGAGEMAELAVEHLMTHQVEKIVVANRTFKNALELARKFNGQAVQYEERESVLADVDIIISSTGATDYVLTRDQVKGIMKKRQHKTLFFIDIAVPRDIDPRINKISNVYVYDIDDLRNIVETNISQRAQETIMAQRFVEEALLAFRRWLDELAVVPTIKAINRKMTDIVNLECEKTLAGLRHLSKDDVESIRRMTKAIASRAIHDPILFLRNTGDHRDDSLYLNIARQLFNLDIPDHNY from the coding sequence ATGCCAAAGATAATTCTGATTGGTGCTAGCCATAAGACCGCGCCTGTGGAACTTCGGGAAAAATTGTCTTTTTCCCAGGAACAGATTGAAACCGCCCTGGAATTTATAAAACAGGACTCGGGTATCAAGGAAGGCCTGGTTTTTTCCACCTGCAATCGTCTGGAATTTTTATATATTCCAAAAAACAGCGATGTGAACAACATAGACAGAGTTGATGCTGTACTGGCATTTATTTCTGAACTCAAGCAGTTACCTGTTTCAGAATTCAAGCCATCCCTATACATCCATACCGATGACGATGCTATCCGGCATCTGTTTTGCGTGGCGGCAAGTCTTGATTCCATGGTGGTGGGGGAACCCCAAATTCTGGGACAGGTGAAAAAGGCCTATAAAACTGCCTTACGTGTCGGTACTACAGGGGTCTTGCTCAATCGCCTGATGCATAAATCCTTTTCCGTGGCAAAGCGGGTGAGAAAACAGACCGGTATTGGTGATAATGCCGTTTCTATTTCCTATGCCGCCATTGAACTCGCCCATAAAATTTTTGCCGATCTTGCCACCAAAAGCGTTATGCTCATCGGGGCTGGTGAGATGGCGGAATTGGCTGTTGAACACCTTATGACCCACCAGGTGGAAAAGATTGTGGTGGCCAACCGCACATTTAAAAATGCCTTGGAACTGGCCCGTAAGTTCAACGGCCAGGCTGTTCAGTATGAGGAACGGGAATCCGTACTGGCCGACGTGGATATCATTATCAGTTCCACCGGGGCCACGGATTATGTATTAACCCGTGACCAGGTCAAGGGCATCATGAAAAAACGGCAGCACAAGACCCTGTTTTTCATTGATATTGCCGTGCCCAGGGATATTGACCCCCGGATCAATAAAATCTCCAATGTTTATGTTTATGATATTGACGATTTGAGAAATATTGTTGAAACAAATATCAGTCAGCGTGCACAGGAGACCATAATGGCGCAACGGTTTGTGGAGGAGGCTTTGCTGGCTTTCCGCCGATGGCTGGATGAATTGGCCGTGGTGCCTACCATCAAGGCCATCAACCGCAAAATGACTGACATTGTGAATCTCGAATGTGAGAAAACCCTGGCCGGTCTGCGCCATTTGTCAAAGGATGATGTCGAGTCCATTCGCAGGATGACCAAGGCCATTGCGTCCCGTGCCATCCATGATCCCATTTTGTTTTTGCGTAACACCGGTGATCACCGGGACGATTCTTTGTATTTGAATATAGCCCGGCAGCTGTTTAATCTGGACATCCCGGATCACAATTATTGA
- a CDS encoding Hsp70 family protein produces the protein MSPTFGIDFGTSNSALAASVDGQVQLLDIDPGNPLSNSLKSILYFIKEEGQNLSFVGYEGVKQYIENGAEGRYMQSIKSFLSDISFQKTNVYGKNYTIEELIGYLLKTMKERGEAIVGRDVDQVVLGRPVVFSMDGERERTATQRLIKAAQIAGFKEVLLQMEPVAAARAYEDSLPPNREQIVLVGDFGAGSSDFTVLKVGNSPHAGDREKDILSVGGLYIGGDNFDSLIMRHKVAKYYGTDVKVKSMFSDNFTGLSPLVLSHLMQWHRIPWLRRPQTLGSIKELKVCAGLRDKRLLENLERLISDNYGYLLFRAIESAKCRLSEHDDASVIFKDYGIVIEELVTRPAFEDMIQDLVVKIDTCVADTLANAGIGPEQVNAVFLTGGSSYIPLIRAIFESRLGADKIKTADAFTSVAYGLGLEASLIK, from the coding sequence ATGTCCCCTACATTTGGCATTGATTTCGGCACCTCCAACTCTGCCTTGGCTGCAAGTGTTGACGGTCAGGTACAGCTTTTGGATATCGATCCGGGTAATCCCCTTTCAAATTCTTTGAAATCCATTCTTTATTTTATAAAGGAAGAGGGACAGAATTTGTCCTTTGTGGGCTATGAAGGGGTTAAACAATATATCGAGAACGGTGCCGAAGGCCGGTACATGCAGTCGATTAAATCTTTTTTATCGGACATTTCCTTTCAAAAAACAAATGTCTACGGTAAAAATTACACCATAGAAGAGCTGATTGGTTATCTGCTTAAGACGATGAAGGAGCGGGGGGAGGCTATTGTCGGCCGGGATGTAGACCAGGTTGTACTTGGTCGTCCGGTTGTTTTTTCAATGGATGGGGAACGGGAACGCACCGCGACCCAGCGGCTGATAAAGGCAGCGCAAATTGCCGGGTTCAAGGAGGTTCTCCTGCAGATGGAGCCGGTTGCCGCTGCCCGGGCCTATGAGGATAGCCTGCCCCCAAACCGGGAACAGATTGTGTTGGTGGGCGACTTTGGTGCAGGCAGTTCTGATTTCACTGTGCTTAAAGTGGGTAATTCGCCCCACGCCGGGGACAGGGAAAAGGACATACTTTCCGTTGGCGGGCTTTATATCGGCGGGGATAATTTTGATTCCCTGATCATGCGCCATAAAGTGGCAAAATACTATGGCACGGATGTTAAAGTCAAATCCATGTTCAGTGATAATTTTACGGGACTGTCCCCGTTGGTTTTGAGCCATTTGATGCAGTGGCACCGTATCCCATGGCTTCGGCGTCCCCAAACCCTTGGGAGTATAAAAGAACTCAAGGTGTGCGCAGGACTTCGGGACAAACGCCTGCTGGAAAACCTGGAACGTTTGATCAGCGATAACTATGGATATCTGTTATTTAGGGCCATTGAGTCCGCAAAATGCCGCCTGTCCGAGCATGATGACGCAAGCGTAATTTTCAAGGATTACGGCATCGTCATTGAAGAGCTTGTAACAAGACCTGCATTTGAAGATATGATCCAGGATCTGGTTGTAAAGATAGACACCTGCGTGGCAGATACCCTTGCCAATGCCGGAATCGGGCCTGAACAGGTCAACGCGGTGTTTCTGACCGGCGGATCTTCATATATCCCGCTGATCAGAGCCATATTTGAGTCCCGGTTGGGTGCAGATAAGATTAAAACCGCCGACGCTTTCACCAGTGTGGCTTACGGGCTTGGTCTTGAAGCAAGCCTGATAAAATAA